TTTAAGAAATGTTAATCTGTATTGCAAACAACAGTAATTTCTAAGCTCCTACCTCTCATTCGGTCATATACAGGTAAGTATAAGTTAATTTTCTCCTAATTTTACATGTATCAAAACCTAAGATACAAAATCTTTTTTTGCTTACAGTTTAGTTTCAACAATGTCTGGCCTAACTCAGATAGAGAGTATATACATTTACAGCATTAATATTACATTGTAACAGGCTATAAAGgcaactaaaataaataacatgcTGTTTTAAAACTTGTCATAATCAATCAAACCTGTCTTAATGAgactatatattttacatttYAAATGTTTACATTCTTGGTATTATTCAACAGGTATTTATTTACATGTTCACTCAGAAAATACACAAAGTCGCCTTCGACCACATGAAGATGAACTGATTGAATTATATTAAAATGGTtcaattgcaaattattaattaATTCAATTCATCAAAACATTTGACTGCACATTGACTGAACAGCTGAGGGCTTCATAAATTGACACAAGATATATAGGCTACATAAGAGATACTTTAAGCATATTTCTGTCTGTGATCTGAGTCATTGCTTACAGTGACTGAGTGGTGTGGGAGGGAACGGAGGACCTTGAGGAACGGTGTGGGAGGGAACGGAGGACCTTGAGGAGTGGTGTGGGAGGGAACGGAGGACCTTGAGGAGTGGTGTGGGAGGGAACGGAGGACCTTGAGGAGCGGTGTGAGAGGGAACGGAGGACCTTGAGGAGTGGTGGTGGTTGGAGGTTCAGTCACAGCTCACGGTCCTCCTCCACTAGACCCCATGAACACAGTGTTGATGGGTGGCAGCGATGACACCATGTCACGTACCTCAGATGGTCCCTGGTGAGGAAGCGGTGCATCCTGGGAGTGGAACTGGGCAGGACCTCCATACATGCAGGGTGCGGAGatcgaggaggggaggggaggagctaGAGACAAAAACAAGAAATTTACTAGAATAATTATACAAAGCACTCATCGTTTCACCCAGGCCATTGGTAGTGGAACAATGGCGTTCCCTATTACAATGTAAAGTGCCTTGAGCACTAAATATAAATTAAATCCATCACTGACCTCCAGGTGTGCCCAGTGAGTCAGACTCAGGGTAGTAAGGRCCTGCCGGCTTTCTGCCTGTGTCATCCAGGATGTTGAGGGGGTCGTGTACATCAGCGTACGTTGGGACGGAACGGATACTGCTCACACTGCTGATAACTGACACATGCTGGTCTATCATGGAACCCAGCCTCTGGCTATCCAGGTAGCCACTGTTTCCATAGTACCCTGAAAAACAGAGAGGTTCCTCTATGAGCAGAATACACATTTATGGTACAACTTATTGTTAGGGCCCTGAGTTATTTTTGACTAGGTGACGTGACCACATGATCTAACCAGGAAAAACAGACTACTCAGGGCCTATTTCAATATAATTAATCCTTACCACTGTGTCCTGCTGTTGAGTAGGCAGACTCCTGACAGCCACTACTGTTTAACCCACTCATGACAAAATTGTATCCTCCAGAGTCCAGTAGCTGAACCCCCTGAGTCTCCATCCCAGGATCAGGGACTGTGCTGTAATTGGAGGTGGGTCTGGAGCTGTAGGGGGACACTGCACAGCTGCTGTTGAAGTAGTCTTTGGCCAGGTGCTGCTCACTGAAGGACGGGTAGTGGCTGCTGTCAGAGCGGGTGTGGTAGGCAGGGGCCTGGGCCTGTGTCTGGGGCCTGAACACAGCCTGGTAGTTGGAAGTGGTTGGGTAGTAGCTGGGGCTACTGGAAGGTAGGCTCTGGTACATGGTGTCTGGGAAGGCTTGGCAGGAGATGTGGGGCTGGATGGTGGTGCAGGCACTCTGGGGTATGACGGCCATGGGGCCCTGGTTGATGACACTGCCCCTGTTCACCATGGCTGGGGAGATGGGAGGGGTCATCAGAGGGCCACTGTTCTGGGAAAAGTCCATTTGTCCTTGGAGTATAGAGGAAAATGACAAAGATTTTAGACAATACAATAGGAACATTTATTATTAAAATAGCAATTGTCACACAAACTTATTTATGTTAAACCAATGACAGTTTCAATAAAGCTCACATACAATCGGGCAAATTCAATTCAGGATCTGACTGAGAAAATGTCACCCTAAAAACGCATTTGCACCTGACAGAGAGAATCCATCTGTTTCAGAGCCTTGGTAGGTCATGTTTGCCTGCTGATTAGCTGACAGGGTCATGTATGTGTGTTCTGAGAGGGACTCGTTCTTCACAGACAGATCACTGGACACCGCGCTGGGCTTGTTACGGTTGGCCAGGAAACAGGAGCTAGGGGAGGCAGTGAATGCCGCCTTGCTGGCATCTGAAAATAATCATAACAACGCACCTCAATGATCCTACATCCTCCATTATTTCTCCATACTGCTCCATAAAAACTGATAGTATTAATATGAAACGCAATAACAACTTAATAATGAAAAAGAACAATCAGAGTTATACGTATAATTAGATAgtctatgtatgttatgtaattGCTTACCTGCATTTCCCATGTACTTATCTAGGAGATTCTGAAGGTCttgttctttgttgttgttgaattgtGTCTCAATAGCCAGAAGGATATACTCATCCAGCAGCATGCGGATGAGGTGGAACGAACCTGGGATGAAAAAAAAMCACATCTTAGTTTGCTACTAGCATAACAACCTCKTATTGTCCTAGTTTTTCCCACCAGAAATCAAACCTATTATCTTATCACATTTCTCTGAAGCTCAGATGTGCACTATCATGACAGAATATCCAAATATTCTCTAACAACCTTCACCTTACAAACTGTGAAACCGCTCCAAAGGCTGTTCTGGGCACCAATAACCAGGTGCGAAGGGTTTGACACAACCAGCCCCAGAGGTCTGCCTTCACCTGGGCTTTCATCTCACCAGGCCTGCTGTTTGACCTGTTGGGTCATGTGATTGTTCTCCAGTCTGTTTGACTTTTGTTTGGTGATAGACCCGTCATGGCCAGGAGGTGAGGAAGGTGCATGGAAGTCTGTCTCCAAACACAGTGCACGCGACCGAGAGATAATGCTTTGTTTACCTGGGGCTAGGCCATTATAATTTATGGCTCATTGTAGCATTCTGTTCAGAGCCAGCCGACCTAGCAAAATGataagtgtgtttgtgtctgtcgtAGTGCCCGACCGGGTATCATTTAGACTATGGCAGTAGTAATGAATTTAACTGAAAGCTGAAATGACATATAAATAGGCTAGTGTACAGCATTTCCTGCATGTTCTAGATGTTCTAGATGTTCCATGGATATACACACTATCAGGAGGAACTGTTATAGAGGGATGTAGTCATTTCTTACCAAAACTTGTGGCGTTGTTCAACGTGAGGTTGTGCATAACACGTGCTCCAAAGAAACTCCACTTGAGGAGGAAGTCCTGAGCTCGCTTCTTTATAGACCGTCCGTTCTGCTTCCCaggctggagagaaagagatgtcaACATCCAATCTGACAACCCCAATCTTAGATTGGAAAAGGGGACAACGTACCTTAATGACCTTCTGCTCCACAACAGTGTCCAGCCACTCAATAAAGGATTCCACAGTGGCATTCTTCTTCAGTAGGTCTTTCAGCTCTTGGAACGCTGTTATAGAGTCATCTAGCAACATGAGGAGAAAGCAAATTAACATTGTTTACAGGAAGGAACCTGGCAGTGTTTTCCATGTACAATGTAAATGTTCGATGAGGGAAAATGATTCAAGTCTCTCACATTCAGAGTAGAGGTCAGAGTCTTGGTCTCCACTTGAGATGGTGAAAAGGGCTTGTGACCCTATGCTGTTCAAATCCACTTGATCTACATCCACCACCATGGAGTTCACCACATTCTGGTCAAAAAGAGCGGGTCTCGCGATCTGTTGTAAAAACAGAAAATGACCAAAAATGACATATGCAAATTATATTTCTTAGAGTCATAAtaaaatgaatgatatatagATATACTTCAAATACttttaaatatgtatttgtaAAGTTAAACATGAACAAAATATGtatattcttctgtgctgttatCAGTGCTTTACCTGGGCAAGGTGTAAGAAGG
Above is a genomic segment from Salvelinus sp. IW2-2015 linkage group LG28, ASM291031v2, whole genome shotgun sequence containing:
- the LOC111954095 gene encoding DNA-binding protein RFX6 codes for the protein MTVFSPTTLSEAEDTNETPSSEEDQDFVEYSKDLAFKQTTPRKSITQIIKDKKKQTQLTLQWLEENYXVCEGVCLPRCILYAHYLDFCRKEKLDPACAATFGKTIRQKFPLLTTRRLGTRGHSKYHYYGIGIKESSAYYHLVYSGKGLTRFSGSKLKNEGGYTRKYSLSSKTGTLLPEFPSVQHLVLQGSVSKEKVDTLIMMYKTHCQCILDNAINVNFEEIQNFLLHFWQGMPDHLLPLLDNSVIVDIFCVCDSILYKVLTDVLIPATMQEMPESLLADIRKLAKHWEDWMVSSLENLPECLSEKKLPIARRFVSSLKRQTSFLHLAQIARPALFDQNVVNSMVVDVDQVDLNSIGSQALFTISSGDQDSDLYSEYDSITAFQELKDLLKKNATVESFIEWLDTVVEQKVIKPGKQNGRSIKKRAQDFLLKWSFFGARVMHNLTLNNATSFGSFHLIRMLLDEYILLAIETQFNNNKEQDLQNLLDKYMGNADASKAAFTASPSSCFLANRNKPSAVSSDLSVKNESLSEHTYMTLSANQQANMTYQGSETDGFSLSGQMDFSQNSGPLMTPPISPAMVNRGSVINQGPMAVIPQSACTTIQPHISCQAFPDTMYQSLPSSSPSYYPTTSNYQAVFRPQTQAQAPAYHTRSDSSHYPSFSEQHLAKDYFNSSCAVSPYSSRPTSNYSTVPDPGMETQGVQLLDSGGYNFVMSGLNSSGCQESAYSTAGHSGYYGNSGYLDSQRLGSMIDQHVSVISSVSSIRSVPTYADVHDPLNILDDTGRKPAGPYYPESDSLGTPGAPPLPSSISAPCMYGGPAQFHSQDAPLPHQGPSEVRDMVSSLPPINTVFMGSSGGGP